In Rissa tridactyla isolate bRisTri1 chromosome 22, bRisTri1.patW.cur.20221130, whole genome shotgun sequence, a single genomic region encodes these proteins:
- the LOC128900634 gene encoding excitatory amino acid transporter 4-like isoform X2: MSEQSHVNSLFLNEDAAKRLNAESRVQRLRQAVQKRAARAKKRMHSITADSAKSFFRRNAFVLFTIAAVLLGIILAFSLRPYQLTYRQIKYFSFPGELLMRMLQMLVLPLIVSSLITGMASLDGRASGKMGMRAVVYYMVTTIIAVFIGILMVIIIHPGKGSKDKLHREGRIEQVQTTDAFMDLVRNMFPPNLVEACFKQYKTQYSTRVFTRTVLRSSNVTAGVTTTQIPVPENFTGILENVTHALGTVSEVLTFEEVIPIPGSANGVNALGLVVFSMCFGLVIGSMKQKGRALREFFNCLNEAIMRLVAIIIWYAPVGIMFLIAGKILEMDDLAVMGGQLGMYTLTVIVGLLIHALCILPLLYFIVTHRNPWVFIAGLLQALITALGTSSSSATLPITFRCLEENNGVDRRITRFVLPVGATINMDGTALYEALAAIFIAQVNNYELDFGQIITISITATAASIGAAGIPQAGLVTMVIVLTSVGLPTEDITLIIAVDWFLDRLRTTTNVLGDSLGAGIVEHLSRHELDAQDCELDYLSNFSRKH, encoded by the exons ATGAGCGAGCAGAGTCACGTCAACAGCCTGTTCCTCAACGAGGATGCAGCCAAGAGGCTCAATGCAGAGAGCCGGGTCCAGCGCCTTCGGCAGGCGGTGCAGAAACGGGCAGCGCGGGCCAAGAAGCGGATGCACAGCATCACTGCTGACAGCGCTAAAAGCTTCTTCAGGAGAAATGCCTTTGTCCTCTTCACCATTGCTGCAGTCTTACTAG GAATCATCCTGGCGTTTTCCCTCCGGCCCTACCAGCTGACCTATCGCCAGATCAAGTATTTCTCCTTCCCCGGCGAGCTCCTGATGCGTATGCTTCAGATGTTGGTTCTTCCTCTCATTGTCTCTAGCTTGATTACAG GGATGGCCTCGCTGGATGGCAGAGCCTCAGGGAAGATGGGGATGCGGGCTGTTGTCTACTACATGGTGACCACAATCATAGCAGTCTTCATTGGCATCCTAATGGTGATCATCATCCACCCAGGAAAAGGATCTAAGGACAAGCTTCACCGAGAAGGCAGAATTGAGCAGGTGCAGACCACAGATGCCTTCATGGACTTGGTGAG GAATATGTTCCCGCCCAACCTGGTAGAAGCCTGCTTCAAACAG TACAAGACGCAGTACAGCACCAGGGTCTTCACCAGAACTGTCCTCCGCAGCAGCAATGTCACAGCAGGTGTGACAACCACTCAGATCCCTGTGCCTGAGAACTTCACCGGCATCCTGGAGAACGTCACTCATGCCCTGGGGACCGTCTCCGAGGTGCTGACCTTTGAAGAAGTCATTCCCATCCCGGGCTCAGCCAATGGGGTGAACGCACTGGGGCTGGTAGTGTTCTCCATGTGCTTCGGTTTGGTGATCGGCAGCATGAAGCAGAAGGGACGGGCCCTGCGGGAGTTCTTTAACTGCCTCAACGAAGCCATCATGAGGCTGGTGGCCATTATCATCTG GTATGCTCCAGTTGGGATCATGTTTTTAATTGCTGGCAAAATCTTGGAGATGGATGACCTAGCAGTGATGGGAGGCCAGCTGGGGATGTACACGCTCACCGTCATCGTTGGACTCCTCATTCATGCCCTCTGCATCCTGCCACTGCTCTACTTCATCGTCACTCACAGAAACCCCTGGGTATTCATCGCAGGGCTTCTGCAGGCCCTCATCACAGCCCTGGGCACCTCCTCAAG CTCAGCGACTCTGCCCATCACCTTCAGGTGCCTGGAAGAAAACAATGGTGTGGACAGGCGCATCACGAGGTTTGTTCTGCCCGTGGGAGCTACAATTAACATGGATGGCACTGCTCTGTATGAGGCCCTTGCAGCCATCTTCATTGCACAAGTCAACAACTATGAACTTGACTTCGGGCAGATCATCACAATAAG caTCACTGCCACGGCAGCCAGCATCGGAGCCGCGGGTATTCCCCAGGCAGGACTAGTGACTATGGTTATAGTGTTGACATCAGTGGGGCTGCCTACTGAAGACATTACGCTGATCATCGCTGTGGACTGGTTTCT GGACCGCCTTAGAACGACCACCAATGTCTTGGGGGATTCTCTGGGGGCTGGCATTGTGGAGCATCTTTCCCGGCATGAGCTGGATGCGCAGGACTGCGAACTTG actaTTTGTCCAACTTCTCAAGAAAGCATTGA
- the LOC128900634 gene encoding excitatory amino acid transporter 4-like isoform X3 yields the protein MSEQSHVNSLFLNEDAAKRLNAESRVQRLRQAVQKRAARAKKRMHSITADSAKSFFRRNAFVLFTIAAVLLGIILAFSLRPYQLTYRQIKYFSFPGELLMRMLQMLVLPLIVSSLITGMASLDGRASGKMGMRAVVYYMVTTIIAVFIGILMVIIIHPGKGSKDKLHREGRIEQVQTTDAFMDLVRNMFPPNLVEACFKQYKTQYSTRVFTRTVLRSSNVTAGVTTTQIPVPENFTGILENVTHALGTVSEVLTFEEVIPIPGSANGVNALGLVVFSMCFGLVIGSMKQKGRALREFFNCLNEAIMRLVAIIIWYAPVGIMFLIAGKILEMDDLAVMGGQLGMYTLTVIVGLLIHALCILPLLYFIVTHRNPWVFIAGLLQALITALGTSSSSATLPITFRCLEENNGVDRRITRFVLPVGATINMDGTALYEALAAIFIAQVNNYELDFGQIITISITATAASIGAAGIPQAGLVTMVIVLTSVGLPTEDITLIIAVDWFLDRLRTTTNVLGDSLGAGIVEHLSRHELDAQDCELD from the exons ATGAGCGAGCAGAGTCACGTCAACAGCCTGTTCCTCAACGAGGATGCAGCCAAGAGGCTCAATGCAGAGAGCCGGGTCCAGCGCCTTCGGCAGGCGGTGCAGAAACGGGCAGCGCGGGCCAAGAAGCGGATGCACAGCATCACTGCTGACAGCGCTAAAAGCTTCTTCAGGAGAAATGCCTTTGTCCTCTTCACCATTGCTGCAGTCTTACTAG GAATCATCCTGGCGTTTTCCCTCCGGCCCTACCAGCTGACCTATCGCCAGATCAAGTATTTCTCCTTCCCCGGCGAGCTCCTGATGCGTATGCTTCAGATGTTGGTTCTTCCTCTCATTGTCTCTAGCTTGATTACAG GGATGGCCTCGCTGGATGGCAGAGCCTCAGGGAAGATGGGGATGCGGGCTGTTGTCTACTACATGGTGACCACAATCATAGCAGTCTTCATTGGCATCCTAATGGTGATCATCATCCACCCAGGAAAAGGATCTAAGGACAAGCTTCACCGAGAAGGCAGAATTGAGCAGGTGCAGACCACAGATGCCTTCATGGACTTGGTGAG GAATATGTTCCCGCCCAACCTGGTAGAAGCCTGCTTCAAACAG TACAAGACGCAGTACAGCACCAGGGTCTTCACCAGAACTGTCCTCCGCAGCAGCAATGTCACAGCAGGTGTGACAACCACTCAGATCCCTGTGCCTGAGAACTTCACCGGCATCCTGGAGAACGTCACTCATGCCCTGGGGACCGTCTCCGAGGTGCTGACCTTTGAAGAAGTCATTCCCATCCCGGGCTCAGCCAATGGGGTGAACGCACTGGGGCTGGTAGTGTTCTCCATGTGCTTCGGTTTGGTGATCGGCAGCATGAAGCAGAAGGGACGGGCCCTGCGGGAGTTCTTTAACTGCCTCAACGAAGCCATCATGAGGCTGGTGGCCATTATCATCTG GTATGCTCCAGTTGGGATCATGTTTTTAATTGCTGGCAAAATCTTGGAGATGGATGACCTAGCAGTGATGGGAGGCCAGCTGGGGATGTACACGCTCACCGTCATCGTTGGACTCCTCATTCATGCCCTCTGCATCCTGCCACTGCTCTACTTCATCGTCACTCACAGAAACCCCTGGGTATTCATCGCAGGGCTTCTGCAGGCCCTCATCACAGCCCTGGGCACCTCCTCAAG CTCAGCGACTCTGCCCATCACCTTCAGGTGCCTGGAAGAAAACAATGGTGTGGACAGGCGCATCACGAGGTTTGTTCTGCCCGTGGGAGCTACAATTAACATGGATGGCACTGCTCTGTATGAGGCCCTTGCAGCCATCTTCATTGCACAAGTCAACAACTATGAACTTGACTTCGGGCAGATCATCACAATAAG caTCACTGCCACGGCAGCCAGCATCGGAGCCGCGGGTATTCCCCAGGCAGGACTAGTGACTATGGTTATAGTGTTGACATCAGTGGGGCTGCCTACTGAAGACATTACGCTGATCATCGCTGTGGACTGGTTTCT GGACCGCCTTAGAACGACCACCAATGTCTTGGGGGATTCTCTGGGGGCTGGCATTGTGGAGCATCTTTCCCGGCATGAGCTGGATGCGCAGGACTGCGAACTTG ACTAA
- the LOC128900634 gene encoding excitatory amino acid transporter 4-like isoform X1 has translation MSEQSHVNSLFLNEDAAKRLNAESRVQRLRQAVQKRAARAKKRMHSITADSAKSFFRRNAFVLFTIAAVLLGIILAFSLRPYQLTYRQIKYFSFPGELLMRMLQMLVLPLIVSSLITGMASLDGRASGKMGMRAVVYYMVTTIIAVFIGILMVIIIHPGKGSKDKLHREGRIEQVQTTDAFMDLVRNMFPPNLVEACFKQYKTQYSTRVFTRTVLRSSNVTAGVTTTQIPVPENFTGILENVTHALGTVSEVLTFEEVIPIPGSANGVNALGLVVFSMCFGLVIGSMKQKGRALREFFNCLNEAIMRLVAIIIWYAPVGIMFLIAGKILEMDDLAVMGGQLGMYTLTVIVGLLIHALCILPLLYFIVTHRNPWVFIAGLLQALITALGTSSSSATLPITFRCLEENNGVDRRITRFVLPVGATINMDGTALYEALAAIFIAQVNNYELDFGQIITISITATAASIGAAGIPQAGLVTMVIVLTSVGLPTEDITLIIAVDWFLDRLRTTTNVLGDSLGAGIVEHLSRHELDAQDCELGNSVIEEKEQLSHLVCPQNDTHRHPRSETAL, from the exons ATGAGCGAGCAGAGTCACGTCAACAGCCTGTTCCTCAACGAGGATGCAGCCAAGAGGCTCAATGCAGAGAGCCGGGTCCAGCGCCTTCGGCAGGCGGTGCAGAAACGGGCAGCGCGGGCCAAGAAGCGGATGCACAGCATCACTGCTGACAGCGCTAAAAGCTTCTTCAGGAGAAATGCCTTTGTCCTCTTCACCATTGCTGCAGTCTTACTAG GAATCATCCTGGCGTTTTCCCTCCGGCCCTACCAGCTGACCTATCGCCAGATCAAGTATTTCTCCTTCCCCGGCGAGCTCCTGATGCGTATGCTTCAGATGTTGGTTCTTCCTCTCATTGTCTCTAGCTTGATTACAG GGATGGCCTCGCTGGATGGCAGAGCCTCAGGGAAGATGGGGATGCGGGCTGTTGTCTACTACATGGTGACCACAATCATAGCAGTCTTCATTGGCATCCTAATGGTGATCATCATCCACCCAGGAAAAGGATCTAAGGACAAGCTTCACCGAGAAGGCAGAATTGAGCAGGTGCAGACCACAGATGCCTTCATGGACTTGGTGAG GAATATGTTCCCGCCCAACCTGGTAGAAGCCTGCTTCAAACAG TACAAGACGCAGTACAGCACCAGGGTCTTCACCAGAACTGTCCTCCGCAGCAGCAATGTCACAGCAGGTGTGACAACCACTCAGATCCCTGTGCCTGAGAACTTCACCGGCATCCTGGAGAACGTCACTCATGCCCTGGGGACCGTCTCCGAGGTGCTGACCTTTGAAGAAGTCATTCCCATCCCGGGCTCAGCCAATGGGGTGAACGCACTGGGGCTGGTAGTGTTCTCCATGTGCTTCGGTTTGGTGATCGGCAGCATGAAGCAGAAGGGACGGGCCCTGCGGGAGTTCTTTAACTGCCTCAACGAAGCCATCATGAGGCTGGTGGCCATTATCATCTG GTATGCTCCAGTTGGGATCATGTTTTTAATTGCTGGCAAAATCTTGGAGATGGATGACCTAGCAGTGATGGGAGGCCAGCTGGGGATGTACACGCTCACCGTCATCGTTGGACTCCTCATTCATGCCCTCTGCATCCTGCCACTGCTCTACTTCATCGTCACTCACAGAAACCCCTGGGTATTCATCGCAGGGCTTCTGCAGGCCCTCATCACAGCCCTGGGCACCTCCTCAAG CTCAGCGACTCTGCCCATCACCTTCAGGTGCCTGGAAGAAAACAATGGTGTGGACAGGCGCATCACGAGGTTTGTTCTGCCCGTGGGAGCTACAATTAACATGGATGGCACTGCTCTGTATGAGGCCCTTGCAGCCATCTTCATTGCACAAGTCAACAACTATGAACTTGACTTCGGGCAGATCATCACAATAAG caTCACTGCCACGGCAGCCAGCATCGGAGCCGCGGGTATTCCCCAGGCAGGACTAGTGACTATGGTTATAGTGTTGACATCAGTGGGGCTGCCTACTGAAGACATTACGCTGATCATCGCTGTGGACTGGTTTCT GGACCGCCTTAGAACGACCACCAATGTCTTGGGGGATTCTCTGGGGGCTGGCATTGTGGAGCATCTTTCCCGGCATGAGCTGGATGCGCAGGACTGCGAACTTGGTAATTCTGTGATAGAGGAGAAAGAGCAGCTCTCCCACCTGGTTTGCCCACAGAACGACACCCACAGGCACCCCAGGAGCGAGACAGCACTGTGA